In a single window of the Actinomycetota bacterium genome:
- a CDS encoding DinB family protein — translation MPEESEGDLAETVFSAPDPDGMRAGWAALREARAAMVDRARRLPDEDLHASVDGEWSFVQTLRHLLFGTDKWFAVPILGQAGFHPLGLPNSGSADFPWPGLDDDASPSLAEVLAARADQTTRLGDYLSSLTEGDLTRTVDVLENGPHLVRDCISTVLEEEYWHLGYADRDLAHLEARR, via the coding sequence ATGCCCGAAGAGTCCGAGGGTGACCTCGCCGAGACGGTGTTCAGCGCTCCAGACCCCGATGGCATGCGTGCCGGTTGGGCCGCGTTGCGTGAGGCGCGGGCGGCCATGGTCGACCGGGCACGACGGCTCCCCGACGAGGACCTGCACGCATCGGTCGACGGCGAGTGGTCCTTCGTCCAGACACTGCGGCACCTGCTGTTCGGGACGGACAAGTGGTTCGCGGTACCGATCCTCGGCCAAGCGGGATTCCATCCGCTCGGCCTGCCCAACAGCGGGTCCGCGGACTTCCCCTGGCCGGGCCTCGACGACGACGCGTCGCCGTCGCTGGCCGAGGTCCTCGCCGCACGCGCCGATCAGACGACACGTCTCGGTGACTACCTCTCGTCCCTGACCGAAGGCGATCTCACGAGAACCGTCGACGTGCTCGAGAACGGTCCCCACCTGGTGCGCGACTGCATCTCGACCGTGCTGGAGGAGGAGTACTGGCACCTCGGCTACGCCGACCGAGACCTCGCCCATCTCGAAGCCCGCAGGTGA